A genome region from Natranaeroarchaeum sulfidigenes includes the following:
- a CDS encoding DEAD/DEAH box helicase gives MTKLTDVAGVQNPQSFVSDEIVERKGPYVEFVDAPAFHEDSAADFLSELDYHDHIIQAITAELFGGDPGGSLYEHQAETISAIESNTDDNILAVPTASGKTEAFFLPILDHCLSSDEDGLKSIVLYPMKTLGVDQLNRFISYLDQINRRRDPDERITIGIWDSDTPSRVGTRDHEIEVGSYVRGLECPRNEGEKLKVLGDVSVGTDDNQYPWLRVTRESIRRGVDILLTGPEALDYMFVSDNQETRSILGEQPGEAPVEHIVFDEAHIWSGIQGAAVSLLSERLKGHFAERDPQITMVSATVDNPTELAADLTGTDDENRINTIEFTPREFLVKGTPTFDRLEPCEADDLITAVALIHVLSVDERTLKEEFNAGNALETLKSVGLVTGTDHIRINDRVGQWLTSPIDDTVERVLTDTKHPGVETSFTDRESVVTSDRGQRRIVESVLETGGMHSKWFDFVIEAVPEVARLAEWFGEDTTGVVGFKHYDELVEQMAAEGVDDPEGVLQTVMAFGRLAGVVTEKYHYFLKPPHKVFWCRDCEEVTRDSRCDHCEADLAELQFCRRCHQPHVEIESDSEIMEDESSYVPVGAYASTESVNGGKCPGCGQSPQLTDIGVPTSSLLSYMLTELCRVSPSKKTLVFSDSRSTAESVGDRIIDTEYGLMAETLYVDELVRNGGQADNFELFRSVSDRLRDEYWDPLIQNDMNEDGTAFNFLQSLLDDIEAHAMLSNCSHLLDSALVTAESVYDTDDLEELLVGHALYNLYAGSSGQSFSKNRLKFDGLTRGKIIDRLESRTGYERHVIDAHLDDILQTFLDVGIITEVPWDEIRDKIQSSNQGEDVKNDTFDFIESARETAIDHDIVEDAESGVFTRIPRVDDSTIVLLSEASFCDECYRSYPVTADGDSLSTCPHCGTNVQTYTRFRERNGELVADPGYADVSSEWEYALDHWAHDITTPIRGGIDPEFISVGIHKGNIPHTLRGAIEEGFRKDDPDVNIVSATPTMELGVDIGTLDTVAQVGIPPTLTNYVQRSGRTGRTRGSSSLVVTAVRGNHPVDSHYYGNLETFLGDFEPVRVPDPYDFDELLAGHVVTETFAYLARNPHESNVFERMYTVDESKENLVNFVNTVTEQLDILREFLLEERRDVVTDHVHDIFGDRGIDIFEQVFERDGPLSLDNRMDKTFSKLTGVSTEGETNKAFTDQNNRLDQWLQRLGYLANYRSFGQQFPVNFTGASDGIEFESEGRLYDMFPGEENDLGAVLTLHGTDYIVDDVHGTATSMTIVAVCDNDECERPFQSYDPETDSCPHCGDDLAETPIHGVSSVECTAARGGQKGYSTRGLQSTYIEDPTDNDAVRVSEERSVFGIDAQLTYGQLEVTDFVYAFERWHTRGSDKEVLRSEAVIERDEASGSTGGSWRDRMDDVEEEMYRPVGQQYFTQGLTINLDGTEFQTRYETLSHESVSWPQAMVSLEQALEKAIAIVAECDRDDFRVKASMTGDEIVIRIVDSRQGGNGITWQVLDQLDAVERRVREVAACERCTDYCDECLLLARTPAFYLDNDLLDRRTLGAIIGGTA, from the coding sequence TACCGCCGAACTGTTCGGTGGTGACCCCGGCGGCTCACTCTACGAACACCAAGCTGAAACGATTTCAGCAATCGAGTCGAACACTGACGACAACATTCTCGCGGTGCCGACCGCTTCTGGGAAGACAGAGGCATTTTTCCTTCCCATCCTCGATCACTGTCTGTCGAGCGATGAAGATGGGCTGAAATCAATCGTTCTCTATCCGATGAAGACGCTGGGTGTCGACCAGCTCAATCGGTTCATCTCGTACCTCGATCAGATCAACCGTCGACGCGATCCCGACGAACGGATCACGATTGGGATTTGGGACTCGGATACCCCTAGCCGAGTGGGAACTCGTGATCACGAAATCGAGGTCGGGTCGTACGTACGAGGGCTAGAGTGTCCCCGAAACGAGGGGGAGAAGCTCAAAGTCCTTGGTGACGTCAGTGTAGGGACCGATGACAATCAGTATCCGTGGCTCCGCGTGACCCGTGAGAGCATCCGTCGTGGTGTCGATATTCTCCTCACAGGTCCCGAAGCACTCGATTACATGTTTGTGAGCGACAACCAGGAAACTCGCTCGATACTCGGGGAACAACCCGGAGAAGCCCCAGTCGAACACATCGTCTTCGACGAGGCTCACATCTGGAGTGGTATTCAGGGAGCTGCGGTTTCTCTATTGTCCGAGCGTCTAAAGGGACATTTCGCCGAACGAGATCCGCAAATCACGATGGTTTCCGCGACGGTCGACAATCCAACCGAACTAGCCGCCGACTTGACGGGAACAGACGATGAAAATCGGATCAATACAATCGAGTTCACACCGCGAGAGTTTCTAGTCAAAGGAACACCAACGTTCGATCGGCTCGAACCGTGCGAGGCGGACGACCTCATCACTGCCGTGGCACTCATCCACGTACTCTCTGTAGACGAGCGGACACTCAAGGAGGAGTTCAATGCGGGGAACGCACTGGAGACACTCAAATCGGTTGGTCTCGTGACGGGAACGGATCACATCCGTATCAACGACAGGGTCGGTCAATGGCTCACTAGCCCGATCGACGACACTGTTGAGAGAGTTCTGACGGATACCAAACACCCCGGAGTCGAGACATCGTTCACCGACCGCGAGTCGGTGGTAACTAGCGACCGCGGACAGCGACGGATCGTCGAGAGCGTTCTTGAAACCGGTGGGATGCACTCGAAATGGTTCGATTTCGTTATCGAAGCAGTACCGGAGGTCGCGCGTCTCGCGGAATGGTTCGGGGAAGACACGACAGGGGTCGTCGGGTTCAAGCACTACGATGAACTCGTCGAGCAAATGGCTGCAGAAGGAGTCGACGACCCTGAGGGTGTTTTGCAGACAGTCATGGCATTCGGTCGGTTAGCCGGTGTCGTTACTGAGAAGTATCACTACTTTTTGAAACCCCCTCACAAGGTCTTCTGGTGCCGAGATTGCGAGGAGGTTACCCGAGATAGCCGCTGTGACCACTGTGAAGCTGACTTGGCGGAACTCCAGTTCTGTCGGAGATGTCACCAACCACACGTGGAAATCGAATCAGACAGCGAAATAATGGAAGATGAGTCGTCGTACGTTCCAGTTGGTGCTTATGCCTCGACGGAGTCAGTCAACGGAGGAAAATGCCCTGGATGCGGGCAGTCACCACAACTCACTGACATCGGTGTTCCCACTTCGTCGTTGTTGTCGTATATGCTGACGGAGTTATGCCGTGTCTCTCCCTCGAAGAAGACTCTCGTTTTCTCCGATTCTCGGAGTACTGCTGAGTCCGTCGGTGATCGCATTATTGATACGGAGTATGGATTGATGGCCGAGACGTTGTATGTCGATGAACTCGTCCGAAACGGAGGGCAGGCCGACAACTTTGAACTCTTTAGATCCGTTTCCGACCGACTCCGTGACGAATACTGGGACCCACTCATTCAGAACGACATGAACGAGGACGGGACGGCGTTCAATTTCCTTCAGTCACTCCTCGATGATATCGAGGCCCACGCGATGCTATCTAATTGCAGTCATCTGTTGGACAGCGCACTCGTGACAGCGGAATCCGTCTACGACACCGACGACCTCGAAGAACTTCTTGTTGGGCATGCACTCTACAATCTATACGCCGGATCTTCCGGACAGTCGTTCTCAAAGAACCGACTCAAGTTTGATGGCCTGACTCGTGGGAAGATTATCGACCGGCTCGAATCGAGGACCGGCTACGAACGGCACGTCATCGACGCTCATCTCGACGACATCCTCCAGACCTTCCTCGATGTCGGAATCATCACTGAAGTTCCCTGGGACGAAATTCGAGACAAGATTCAGTCGTCGAATCAGGGAGAAGATGTCAAAAACGACACGTTCGACTTCATCGAGTCGGCACGCGAAACGGCGATAGATCACGACATCGTCGAGGATGCAGAAAGTGGCGTCTTCACGAGAATTCCACGGGTGGACGACAGCACCATCGTCTTGCTTTCTGAGGCCTCGTTCTGCGACGAGTGCTATCGGTCGTATCCCGTCACGGCCGATGGAGACAGTCTTTCGACGTGTCCTCATTGTGGAACGAATGTCCAGACGTATACTCGGTTCCGTGAACGCAACGGCGAACTCGTCGCCGATCCAGGCTACGCTGATGTCTCGAGCGAGTGGGAGTACGCACTCGACCACTGGGCACACGACATTACCACGCCAATACGCGGTGGGATCGACCCCGAATTTATCTCAGTCGGGATCCACAAGGGGAACATCCCGCATACGCTCCGGGGCGCGATCGAAGAGGGGTTCCGAAAGGACGATCCGGACGTAAATATCGTCAGTGCGACGCCTACCATGGAACTCGGCGTTGACATTGGGACTCTCGATACGGTAGCACAGGTCGGTATTCCGCCGACGCTGACAAACTACGTTCAGCGAAGCGGTCGAACTGGCCGAACTCGGGGTAGTTCCTCACTTGTCGTAACGGCCGTCCGTGGAAACCATCCTGTCGACAGTCACTATTACGGAAATCTTGAGACATTCCTTGGGGATTTCGAGCCTGTTAGAGTTCCAGATCCGTACGATTTCGACGAACTATTGGCTGGTCATGTTGTGACTGAGACGTTCGCGTACCTTGCTCGGAACCCACACGAGAGTAACGTCTTCGAGCGGATGTACACGGTCGACGAAAGCAAGGAGAATCTCGTCAACTTCGTGAATACGGTGACCGAGCAGCTGGATATTCTCCGTGAGTTCTTGTTAGAGGAACGGCGTGACGTCGTTACCGACCATGTACACGATATCTTCGGGGACCGCGGGATTGATATCTTCGAACAGGTATTTGAGAGAGATGGTCCCCTTTCGTTGGACAACCGGATGGATAAGACCTTCTCCAAACTGACTGGTGTCTCTACCGAAGGAGAGACTAACAAGGCGTTCACCGACCAAAACAACCGCCTCGATCAATGGCTCCAACGACTGGGCTACCTCGCTAACTACCGGTCGTTCGGACAGCAGTTCCCGGTCAACTTCACCGGTGCGAGCGATGGTATCGAATTCGAGAGCGAAGGGCGCCTCTACGACATGTTCCCCGGCGAAGAAAACGACCTTGGTGCCGTTCTTACACTTCACGGAACGGACTACATCGTCGACGATGTTCACGGTACGGCGACATCCATGACGATTGTTGCAGTCTGTGACAACGACGAGTGCGAGCGTCCCTTCCAGAGCTACGACCCCGAGACGGACTCTTGTCCCCACTGTGGAGACGATCTCGCAGAGACGCCTATTCACGGCGTCAGTTCTGTCGAGTGCACTGCGGCCCGAGGTGGCCAGAAAGGGTATTCGACACGGGGACTCCAGTCGACATATATCGAAGATCCAACCGACAATGACGCCGTACGAGTGTCTGAAGAACGGTCGGTCTTCGGGATAGATGCCCAGTTGACGTACGGACAGCTTGAGGTGACTGACTTCGTGTACGCGTTCGAGCGTTGGCACACGCGAGGTAGCGATAAGGAGGTACTTCGCTCCGAAGCTGTAATCGAGCGTGACGAAGCGAGCGGTTCGACCGGCGGATCCTGGCGTGATCGGATGGACGACGTCGAAGAGGAGATGTACCGTCCGGTCGGTCAACAGTACTTTACCCAGGGGCTCACGATCAATCTCGATGGTACGGAATTCCAAACCCGATACGAGACGCTCTCACACGAGTCGGTTTCGTGGCCACAAGCGATGGTGAGTCTTGAACAGGCACTGGAGAAGGCAATAGCCATCGTCGCCGAATGTGACCGTGACGACTTCCGCGTGAAGGCATCGATGACTGGTGATGAGATCGTGATCAGAATCGTCGACTCCCGGCAAGGGGGCAACGGCATCACGTGGCAAGTCCTCGACCAGCTCGATGCTGTCGAACGGCGAGTTCGGGAAGTTGCTGCCTGTGAACGCTGTACCGACTACTGTGACGAATGCCTGCTATTGGCCCGAACTCCGGCGTTCTACCTCGATAACGACCTCTTGGACCGGCGAACGCTGGGGGCAATCATTGGTGGCACCGCATGA
- a CDS encoding ATP-binding protein, which yields MSKTATAPELYCPHLQEVDNQTLQQLFSKVAAVRSQNRELFDFTHRRIEVFQESAGEIETVSEEEVYDQFDEDKLKNFAVVIEGEVGTGKSELCAYLSHRLKDDGRPILHVDKEDDLMSLLSERLPEFYHEQFGEEMEGAADFKRLRDDIESVPQVVANSAVSNSILNLRQRGYDVGVTEKQENKISEFIRDKLRLFVERGKYATEIKFVTEQEYRQNEFLQIFTDTSIDEAVEKYNEEIWRVVRERYETASLSSVLKSIGSEFTDTRPVIVFEDFSITAMEANKLASFIESDSTENTWDFIIAGTRDSTDPLHTQTAESRYEFYQTNKGDQGVLFLDQDSAVDFVRPYLGYFKSLDDSVQYEREDGTFKLKPAPSGTRCDQCGLCDEEFRDLFPFNEHFLKRIFIGMEEHQGTPSPREYIMTVFDVLSAYYEGKITVPSNAKSLQPLVNRIGVADAVYEDAEDFGRLARWYGIPDDNNEMVIVDRRFAKAFGLVDSGDGTADLPGPVEARVDEIRIPTSDIDISSSPERASDDDNDSENDGDSSKSISQTDPVEEEFKEQAPLIESWRNAPRDYKRTAQYLERGLEDAVEKLTDGHILYEGTSLEYNLSSQKRPFVFSITEDTPDDDQIVIDPNEFRLSELRSVLRFGIERDKNPRNAGYDELLSTTGTQLTGYAKEWRAQIRNTNLESSNALYTKHSQYDFTDFILAAYSYVIVLDSPWKPLSAETLCDRFGDGEYAIDSDIRTWLDSELEHSQVRALKRLVENASHLEEMVGELFGISGSNLDQYQISQWLNHQTPHTVLGGLGRTYIKNVDNRVRFKDGTKIRELADTAYDARRGLEEISSRYQQDTVDDIESNLSDISMDEFDRIVSKLGTYEVDPDVMEPLKQFNQLEQSDIDAVVEAAKAANSLYSPSTFKSIRAVLASIKLDNSTVYERYQAVPLRSTNGSQDIGYEFKEVAQYYAE from the coding sequence ATGAGTAAGACCGCTACCGCGCCCGAGTTGTACTGTCCACATCTCCAGGAGGTCGATAACCAGACGCTCCAACAATTGTTCAGCAAGGTAGCTGCTGTTCGGTCACAGAACCGAGAGTTATTCGATTTCACTCATCGCCGAATCGAAGTTTTCCAGGAATCGGCTGGTGAAATCGAGACGGTTTCTGAAGAGGAGGTTTACGATCAGTTTGACGAAGACAAACTGAAGAACTTCGCTGTCGTGATCGAAGGTGAAGTCGGCACGGGGAAGTCTGAACTCTGTGCATATCTCTCACACAGGTTAAAGGACGATGGACGGCCGATTCTGCACGTCGACAAAGAAGACGATTTGATGTCCTTGCTATCTGAACGACTCCCAGAGTTTTATCACGAACAGTTCGGTGAGGAAATGGAGGGTGCAGCCGATTTTAAGCGTCTTCGAGATGACATCGAGTCCGTTCCCCAAGTCGTTGCGAACAGTGCCGTATCTAATTCGATTTTAAATCTGCGACAGCGAGGTTACGATGTCGGTGTAACTGAAAAGCAGGAAAACAAGATTTCCGAGTTCATAAGGGACAAGCTGCGGTTGTTCGTGGAGAGAGGGAAATACGCTACCGAGATTAAGTTCGTCACCGAGCAGGAATATCGACAGAACGAGTTCCTACAAATCTTCACTGACACATCCATAGATGAAGCCGTTGAAAAGTACAACGAAGAAATTTGGCGGGTCGTCAGGGAACGGTACGAAACTGCGTCACTATCGTCTGTTCTCAAGAGTATCGGGTCGGAATTTACGGATACTCGACCAGTCATCGTTTTTGAGGACTTCTCGATTACGGCAATGGAGGCCAACAAACTAGCTAGCTTCATCGAGAGCGACTCTACAGAGAACACCTGGGATTTCATCATCGCCGGAACGCGTGATTCTACCGATCCACTGCATACGCAAACGGCCGAATCCCGTTACGAGTTCTACCAGACGAACAAAGGCGACCAAGGTGTTCTCTTTTTGGATCAAGACAGTGCAGTGGACTTCGTACGACCGTACCTCGGCTACTTCAAGTCGCTCGACGACAGCGTTCAGTACGAACGTGAGGATGGGACTTTTAAACTGAAACCGGCCCCCTCCGGTACGCGATGTGATCAGTGTGGCCTCTGTGATGAGGAGTTTCGAGATCTCTTCCCGTTCAATGAACACTTCCTTAAGCGGATTTTCATCGGCATGGAGGAACACCAGGGGACACCTTCTCCTCGGGAGTACATTATGACCGTGTTCGATGTGCTCAGTGCCTATTACGAGGGGAAGATTACTGTCCCTTCGAACGCCAAGTCGCTACAACCGTTGGTGAACCGGATCGGCGTCGCCGACGCAGTGTACGAGGATGCAGAAGACTTCGGCCGACTGGCGCGCTGGTATGGAATACCAGACGATAACAACGAAATGGTCATTGTCGACCGACGTTTCGCTAAGGCATTCGGACTTGTTGACTCGGGAGATGGAACAGCTGATCTTCCGGGTCCCGTCGAAGCCAGAGTAGATGAAATCCGTATCCCAACGTCCGACATCGATATAAGCTCCTCACCGGAGAGAGCCAGTGACGATGATAACGATAGCGAAAATGATGGGGATTCATCTAAATCCATCTCGCAGACAGATCCTGTCGAGGAAGAATTCAAGGAACAAGCACCGCTGATCGAATCTTGGCGGAACGCTCCACGTGATTACAAACGGACCGCACAGTATTTGGAACGCGGTTTAGAAGACGCGGTTGAGAAGTTGACTGACGGTCATATTCTCTATGAGGGAACGTCGCTAGAGTACAACCTCAGTAGCCAAAAGCGGCCATTTGTGTTCTCGATTACCGAAGACACCCCCGACGACGATCAGATCGTTATCGATCCGAACGAATTTAGACTCTCAGAACTCCGCAGCGTCCTCAGGTTCGGGATCGAACGAGACAAGAACCCGAGAAATGCTGGCTACGACGAACTCTTGTCGACGACCGGAACACAGCTTACTGGCTACGCCAAGGAATGGCGGGCACAAATCCGTAATACGAATCTAGAGTCAAGCAACGCCCTCTATACGAAACACTCGCAGTACGATTTTACTGACTTCATCTTAGCAGCATATAGTTACGTTATCGTTCTGGACTCTCCTTGGAAGCCTCTCTCGGCCGAAACACTTTGCGACCGCTTCGGCGACGGGGAGTATGCAATCGATTCTGATATCCGCACATGGCTCGACTCAGAACTCGAACATAGTCAGGTCAGAGCACTCAAACGACTCGTCGAAAATGCGTCTCACCTCGAAGAAATGGTCGGTGAGCTGTTTGGTATTAGTGGTTCCAACCTTGACCAGTATCAAATTAGCCAATGGCTCAACCACCAAACTCCTCATACGGTTCTCGGGGGCCTCGGACGGACGTATATCAAGAACGTCGATAACAGAGTCCGTTTCAAAGATGGGACAAAAATACGAGAATTAGCAGATACCGCGTATGATGCACGCCGAGGCCTTGAAGAAATCTCGAGTCGATACCAACAAGACACCGTCGATGATATCGAGTCAAATCTCAGTGACATTTCCATGGACGAGTTCGATCGAATTGTCTCAAAACTCGGTACCTACGAGGTAGACCCTGACGTCATGGAACCGCTCAAGCAATTCAATCAGCTGGAACAGTCAGACATCGATGCTGTGGTTGAGGCAGCGAAGGCGGCAAACTCTCTGTATAGTCCAAGTACTTTCAAATCGATACGGGCAGTACTAGCGAGTATCAAATTGGATAACTCCACGGTCTACGAACGCTACCAAGCAGTGCCGTTACGATCGACAAACGGTTCTCAAGATATCGGGTACGAATTCAAGGAGGTGGCTCAGTATTATGCAGAGTGA